A genomic region of Fusarium falciforme chromosome 4, complete sequence contains the following coding sequences:
- a CDS encoding Spliceosomal protein DIB1: protein MGSVVLPHLNTGWHVDQAILSEEDRLVVIRFGRDWDPDCMRQDEVLYKIADKVRNFAVIYLCDIDQVPDFNQMYELYDPCSLMFFFRNKHMMIDLGTGDNNKIKWVLEDKQELIDIFETVYRGAKKGRGLVVSPKDYSTRHRY from the exons ATGGGTTCCGTTGTTCTTCCCCATCTCAACACTGGCTGGCACGTCGACCAGGCGATTCTGTCAG AGGAGGAccgcctcgtcgtcatccgtTTCGGCAGAGACTGGGATCCAGACTGCATGCGCCAGGACGAAGTCCTCTACAAGATCGCCGACAAGGTCCGAAACTTTGCCGTCATCTACCTGTGCGACATCGACCAGGTACCCGACTTTAACCAGATGTACGAGCTCTACGACCCGTGCTCCCTCATGTTCTTCTTCCGCAACAAGCACATGATGATCGACTTGGGCACCGGTGacaacaacaagatcaagtGGGTGCTGGAGGACAAGCAGGAGCTCATCGACATCTTTGAGACTGTCTACCGAGGAGCCAAGAAGGGACGCGGTCTCGTCGTGAGCCCCAAGGACTACTCCACTCGACACCGCTACTAG
- a CDS encoding DUF1524 domain-containing protein, with product MKFSLALLVSASGALAAPTPPGIPSDTTARSLLSGLTVAASTNTGTYDRDLFPHWETVSGACNTREFVLQRDGTNVQTNSACAATSGTWRSPYDGATWTQASDVDIDHMVPLQNAWISGAASWTTAKRRDFANDITRPQLWAVTDNVNQAKGSASPATWKPPLTSFYCTYAKSWIQVKSYWQLTITSAEKTALTDMLNYC from the exons ATGAAGTTCTCACTCGCTCTTCTCGTCTCGGCCTCTGGCGCCCTGGCCGCTCCCACCCCT CCTGGTATCCCCAGCGACACAACCGCCAGGTCCCTCCTCAGCGGCCTCACTGTCGCTGCGTCCACCAACACTGGCACCTACGACCGAGACCTGTTTCCTCACTGGGAGACTGTCTCGGGAGCTTGCAACACCCG CGAGTTCGTCCTTCAGCGTGACGGCACCAACGTTCAGACCAACAGTGCCTGCGCTGCCACTTCCGGAACATGGCGCTCCCCCTACGACGGCGCAACATGGACACAGGCCAGCGACGTCGACATTGACCACATGGTTCCCCTCCAAAACGCCTGGATC TCCGGTGCCGCCTCGTGGACAACCGCCAAGCGGAGGGACTTTGCCAACGACATCACCAGGCCCCAGCTCTGGGCCGTCACCGACAACGTCAACCAGGCCAAGGGCAGCGCTAGCCCCGCCACCTGGAAGCCTCCCTTGACGAGCTTCTACTGCACCTACGCCAAGAGTTGGATCCAGGTCAAGAGCTACTGGCAGTTGACCATCACCAGCGCCGAGAAGACTGCCCTGACCGATATGCTCAACTATTGCTGA
- a CDS encoding HET domain-containing protein — protein sequence MKSFTPLDTHCFRYTWGDFAAMSYTWGTDEAGKIIVNGQEMTVTKNLEDALRELGSDGGRFARRYKLWVDAICINQSDVEETSEQVARMREIYSEAWAVVAWLGPAGDESDQGMRLLSALSRLDDKEKDDLTALLEQNPAMFGEFAFYGLHNLMKRRYWWRLWIIQELVMGSKSTILRCGGDTLDWETFSRGISSLYHGGLWSAKDWLLKGEMKRKLTKDDPRWVTASIHLVHQNIRPLSEFEFQGGERQGMRKLLELAMSDSREEKDKVFGLLGMMEPKIAKRIICKYSKSTAEVFSATSIAFIEHYGNLEPLREANPWGEADTPSWVVDWTWNGRLRYSKPESVFIGAFWTPGTPEPRAETLYSAAGHRDTLCSVFSHGKLLKCKGVIIDKICGLGACERGYFDWDPSSIVQPTEWQSVYDDTAWALCRAMLLGRVSNGEHVSKRHCALLSLPRTYEAAFKQFEALGWTWMKEQEAYYFRWVRWHQAHDEIIMAGKPLGDYFTEKIPCNASEFDYAEVFLAADRTGMGRRFMFTSRGYMGWAPDNPYGSLQDQICVGDMVCVAYGCSTPLVIRRVEDKYHVLGEAYIEGLMDGEVIDLVEKGELFEEELIFS from the coding sequence ATGAAGTCATTCACGCCCTTGGATACTCACTGTTTCCGATACACCTGGGGAGACTTTGCTGCCATGTCGTACACTTGGGGTACAGATGAGGCGGGGAAGATCATTGTCAACGGTCAGGAAATGACGGTGACCAAGAACCTCGAGGATGCGCTTAGAGAGCTGGGCAGCGATGGTGGCCGTTTCGCCAGAAGATACAAGCTGTGGGTTGATGCGATATGTATCAATCAATCTGATGTGGAAGAGACAAGCGAGCAAGTAGCCCGCATGAGAGAAATCTACAGCGAGGCATGGGCGGTGGTGGCCTGGCTAGGGCCGGCTGGAGACGAGAGTGATCAAGGAATGCGTCTCCTCTCTGCTCTCTCTCGCCTAGAtgacaaggaaaaggacGATTTAACAGCCCTTCTCGAGCAAAATCCTGCCATGTTTGGAGAGTTTGCCTTTTATGGCCTTCACAATCTCATGAAAAGAAGATACTGGTGGCGGCTCTGGATCATTCAAGAGCTCGTCATGGGATCAAAGTCAACCATCTTGCGGTGTGGAGGAGACACCCTTGACTGGGAAACCTTTAGCCGCGGAATCTCATCTTTGTATCATGGAGGCCTATGGTCTGCCAAAGACTGGCTCTTGAAGGGCGAAATGAAGAGGAAGCTGACCAAAGATGACCCACGCTGGGTGACAGCCAGTATCCATCTTGTCCACCAGAACATACGGCCTCTGAGCGAGTTCGAGTtccaaggaggagagagacAGGGCATGAGAAAGTTGCTCGAACTTGCCATGTCAGACAGCCGCGAGGAAAAAGACAAGGTCTTTGGCCTCCTTGGAATGATGGAGCCCAAAATTGCAAAGCGTATCATTTGCAAGTACTCCAAGTCAACGGCAGAGGTCTTCAGTGCCACTTCAATTGCTTTCATAGAGCACTACGGCAATCTTGAACCGCTCAGAGAAGCGAACCCATGGGGAGAAGCTGATACTCCATCCTGGGTAGTTGACTGGACTTGGAACGGAAGACTGCGTTACTCGAAGCCAGAGAGCGTCTTTATAGGGGCTTTCTGGACTCCAGGAACTCCGGAACCGCGAGCCGAGACCTTGTACTCCGCAGCTGGCCACCGAGACACGCTGTGCTCTGTGTTCTCTCACGGGAAGCTATTGAAGTGCAAGGGGGTTATAATAGACAAAATATGCGGTTTGGGGGCGTGTGAACGAGGCTACTTTGACTGGGACCCGTCGTCCATAGTCCAGCCGACAGAGTGGCAGAGTGTCTATGATGATACAGCATGGGCTCTCTGCAGAGCGATGCTACTTGGACGGGTGTCAAACGGAGAGCACGTTAGCAAACGCCACTGCGCTCTCCTCAGTCTTCCAAGAACATACGAGGCGGCATTCAAGCAGTTTGAGGCGTTGGGATGGACCTGGATGAAGGAGCAGGAAGCCTACTACTTCCGCTGGGTGAGGTGGCACCAAGCCCACGACGAAATCATCATGGCCGGTAAACCTCTCGGAGATTATTTTACGGAAAAGATCCCGTGCAACGCGTCAGAATTTGATTACGCAGAGGTCTTCTTGGCGGCTGACCGGACGGGAATGGGAAGACGATTCATGTTCACTAGCCGGGGGTACATGGGATGGGCGCCTGACAACCCATACGGGTCGTTGCAGGACCAGATTTGCGTTGGCGACATGGTTTGCGTTGCCTATGGTTGTAGCACACCGTTGGTGATAAGACGCGTGGAGGATAAGTACCACGTCCTTGGAGAGGCATACATCGAAGGCTTGATGGATGGGGAGGTGATTGACTTGGTggagaaaggggagctttTCGAAGAAGAGCTCATCTTTAGCTGA
- a CDS encoding USP domain-containing protein has product MAIDYDINPQRDLDDGTYAALPGTTPGEYVQQHTTPMKGRMRKDAEGCHPSRWIHELLNNKFTTCDLFDRARAANLNPPYAWQHTHRLMINGNQSFCSNTTRLLSSVCLDCHFHFVFKMAWEEEHAGQVCSPRQARWPVRDAQFPWHHLVWAGSDTEMNLAKENSKYYPILAREYFVCSAPPCTFQVTLEISEPRMASWWIDLLLDHDTIRQTLRLAKEQDPERYAVATDDWAEQAPMNLNTYLKNLLEATSPEKPRSISKRNKRFSVLFGPRCFSIFRELEFEETVDEQDGVDGGSFTPPLPSPPGGPFGATEIGTYRGFVEDVRSEVQCIIHRRGEPAELCTPGLHADLGCVEVNNTNDSHLVNIRRYTLLGVLPNQPKEIVVNAYKRQWELLPNKRKELIDALMGIANDLNDEQLADYAATQSSVFDSQLPTQSNSDDDGVVSQALAFLGLQPPNKYNAETLVSAFRQKLSQEPKMANSARQMLLLIAQASTDDTYQAILLMEANGKMSVATAKAVLGMKEDSSLGPEVVAATRTKIALSNDKEEKATYLDALEAIADLTNAMDLKQLVATQRQENGIEIPKGSSVPDASGRPANYDLPVGLENIGNTCYLNSLLQYLFTVKPVRDIALNYENFKLELNDESIKQRLLGGNKMQMDRGEAVVAQAFAQELSDLFNNLETSDKVATRPSQRLANAVLLSTHTLLNDSKSAEPVAGPKPPPLPARPPPEPPAKSSGDVEMANGAVKEERDPVDTASTVSSQTLVEDGSDHSYEKVEVPSAATDDQTTDTVMALEEGDSPADTVRPSLKSTETSETIIKGADGTADGEQNADVSMADADEPQTVDSKVLTALEHQKRSSGTDQQDVEEVMGSILNRLQAAIRPSSVDESTGIQLEKIMETFFVTTINYTKKFDDKTYQKEISFDRSITAFPAPEGSCSLYDALGRNFDQQIIEESKLSRYTAIKTLPPVLHVLIQRSQSMGSKNGNPVEIPETLYLDRYMDAPHDSPTFRQRVQSWAVASRISDLKAQKARVEAVIPTGPFLESCGEEEPTPIVNSAWAEDDTMEDGVLDFEKEENWDFDGPVDDDFLLVSHPTNEAPPTTKAPVKPQGIESAERNVREMMSNELRQREEDLEKHHAGLKNIPYRLHAVICHRGQLMSGHYWVWIHDFEQDVWRKYNDSNVDVKRNTDEVLATLSTSGEPYFLCYVRDEDKDAYVNVPRRQRPEQTTDADGDVVVANSEPTPEVKHTQDFSPPFGPQKSD; this is encoded by the exons ATGGCGATAGATTATGACATCAACCCCCAGCGCGATCTCGATGATGGAACGTACGCTGCTTTGCCCGGCACAACTCCCGGAGAGTATGTGCAGCAACATACAACCCCTATGAAGGGGAGAATGAGGAAGGATGCAGAAG GATGCCACCCCTCGAGATGGATTCACGAGCTGCTGAACAACAAGTTCACCACTTGCGATCTCTTCGACCGAGCCCGAGCTGCCAACTTGAATCCGCCGTACGCATGGCAGCACACTCATCGTCTCATGATCAATGGAAACCAAAGCTTCTGCTCAAACACAACCCGGCTATTGTCGTCAGTATGCCTGGACTGCCACTTTCACTTTGTGTTCAAGATGGCATGGGAAGAGGAGCATGCTGGGCAGGTGTGTAGTCCACGCCAAGCCCGCTGGCCCGTTCGAGATGCGCAGTTCCCTTGGCATCACCTTGTCTGGGCTGGGTCAGACACGGAGATGAATCTGGCCAAGGAAAATTCCAAGTACTATCCTATTCTCGCCCGCGAGTACTTTGTCTGTTCGGCACCGCCATGCACATTTCAAGTCACTCTTGAAATCTCGGAACCTCGCATGGCGTCTTGGTGGATTGATCTGCTACTAGACCACGATACCATTCGGCAGACCCTGCGCCTCGCCAAGGAGCAGGATCCAGAGCGCTATGCAGTAGCAACGGACGACTGGGCGGAACAGGCGCCTATGAATCTCAACACATACCTTAAGAATCTGCTTGAGGCAACGTCACCCGAGAAGCCGCGGAGCATATCGAAGAGGAACAAGAGGTTCTCTGTTCTATTTGGACCGCGttgcttctccatcttcagaGAGTTGGAGTTTGAGGAGACGGTGGATGAGCAGGATGGAGTCGACGGAGGGTCATTCACCCCTCCATTACCGTCACCCCCAGGTGGGCCATTTGGAGCCACCGAAATTGGAACCTACCGAGGGTTTGTTGAGGATGTCAGATCCGAAGTTCAGTGCATCATCCACAGACGTGGTGAGCCCGCTGAGCTTTGTACTCCTGGCCTTCACGCAGATCTGGGATGCGTCGAGGTGAACAACACCAATGACAGCCACTTGGTTAACATCCGACGATACACATTGCTTGGCGTTCTTCCTAACCAGCCTAAGGAGATCGTGGTCAACGCTTACAAGCGACAGTGGGAGCTCTTGCCTAACAAGCGAAAGGAGCTTATCGACGCCCTCATGGGGATTGCCAATGACCTGAACGACGAGCAACTCGCTGATTACGCTGCCACCCAATCTTCTGTGTTTGACAGTCAACTCCCGACGCAATCTAacagcgatgacgatggggtAGTGTCCCAAGCGTTGGCTTTTCTTGGCTTGCAGCCTCCTAATAAGTACAATGCCGAAACGCTGGTTTCAGCATTCCGCCAGAAGCTGTCCCAAGAGCCCAAGATGGCCAACAGCGCCCGTCAAATGCTTCTCCTGATTGCCCAGGCTTCAACGGACGATACCTACCAGGCAATTCTGCTCATGGAAGCCAATGGAAAGATGTCTGTCGCGACGGCGAAGGCAGTCCTGGGGATGAAAGAAGATAGTAGTTTGGGACCCGAAGTCGTTGCGGCTACTAGGACCAAG ATTGCGTTGAGCAATGACAAGGAAGAAAAGGCAACCTATCTGGATGCTCTAGAGGCGATTGCGGATCTCACAAATGCAATGGACCTCAAGCAGCTTGTTGCCACGCAACGCCAAGAGAACGGAATCGAGATTCCAAAAGGAAGCTCCGTTCCGGATGCCTCAGGTCGACCAGCCAATTATGACTTGCCTGTCGGCCTAGAGAACATCGGCAATACTTGCTACCTGAACAGTCTTTTGCAGTATCTCTTTACTGTCAAACCTGTTCGAGATATTGCGCTCAACTACGAAAACTTCAAATTGGAGTTGAATGACGAGAGTATCAAACAGCGATTGCTGGGCGGAAACAAGATGCAAATGGACCGTGGCGAGGCTGTAGTCGCTCAGGCTT TTGCTCAAGAACTCTCTGATCTATTCAACAATCTCGAAACGTCAGACAAGGTCGCGACCCGACCCTCACAGAGGCTAGCTAATGCTGTCCTCTTATCTACTCACACCCTTCTCAATGATTCCAAGTCGGCCGAGCCCGTTGCAGGGCCCAAGCCACCGCCTCTTCCCGCTCGGCCGCCCCCTGAGCCTCCTGCCAAGAGCTCCGGCGACGTGGAGATGGCGAATGGAGCTGTTAAGGAAGAGCGCGATCCAGTTGACACGGCTAGTACCGTAAGCTCGCAGACGCTGGTGGAGGATGGCTCTGATCATTCGTACGAGAAAGTCGAAGTCCCGTCGGCGGCGACTGACGACCAAACTACGGATACAGTGATGGCTCTCGAAGAGGGCGACTCCCCTGCTGACACTGTTCGGCCAAGTCTTAAGAGCACTGAAACCTCTGAGACAATCATCAAAGGTGCTGACGGAACTGCCGATGGGGAGCAAAACGCCGATGTCAGTATGGCTGATGCCGACGAGCCGCAGACAGTGGACAGTAAAGTCTTGACGGCTCTGGAACATCAGAAGAGATCGTCGGGTACTGATCAGCAGGACGTGGAGGAGGTGATGGGGAGCATTCTCAACCGACTCCAAGCAGCTATTCGACCATCATCTGTCGACGAATCAACTGGCATTCAGTTGGAAAAGATCATGGAGACATTCTTCGTCACGACAATCAACTATACCAAGAAGTTTGACGACAAGACCTACCAGAAGGAGATCAGCTTTGACCGATCCATCACCGCATTCCCAGCTCCGGAGGGGTCATGTTCGCTGTATGACGCGCTGGGTCGAAACTTTGACCAACAAATCATCGAGGAAAGCAAGCTTTCACGATACACGGCGATCAAGACGCTCCCGCCTGTGCTCCATGTTCTTATTCAACGGTCCCAATCCATGGGCAGCAAGAACGGCAACCCTGTAGAAATACCCGAGACGCTATATCTGGATCGGTACATGGATGCTCCGCACGACTCACCCACCTTCCGACAGAGGGTTCAAAGCTGGGCGGTTGCTAGCAGAATATCGGACTTGAAGGCGCAAAAGGCTCGGGTGGAAGCCGTTATTCCCACAGGACCGTTTCTCGAGTCCTGCGGAGAAGAGGAGCCCACACCCATTGTCAATTCGGCTTGGGCTGAGGATGACACCATGGAGGATGGCGTCCTTGATTttgagaaagaagagaattgGGACTTTGATGGCCCCGTGGATGACGATTTCCTTCTGGTATCCCACCCAACCAACGAGGCGCCGCCCACTACCAAGGCCCCTGTCAAGCCACAGGGCATCGAATCGGCTGAACGCAACGTTCGGGAGATGATGAGCAATGAGCTGCGCCAGAGGGAGGAGGACCTTGAGAAACACCACGCCGGGCTTAAGAACATCCCGTATCGACTACACGCCGTTATCTGTCACCGAGGCCAGCTGATGTCTGGTCACTACTGGGTGTGGATACACGACTTTGAGCAGGACGTGTGGCGCAAGTACAACGACTCCAACGTGGATGTGAAGCGCAACACAGACGAAGTGCTTGCAACCTTGAGCACAAGCGGCGAGCCCTACTTCCTCTGCTACGTTCGagacgaggacaaggatgCATACGTGAATGTGCCGAGACGACAAAGACCGGAACAAACCACGGATGCTGACGGTGACGTTGTTGTCGCTAACAGCGAACCCACCCCTGAGGTTAAGCATACACAGGACTTTTCGCCCCCATTTGGGCCGCAGAAGAGCGACTAG